One window of the Eschrichtius robustus isolate mEscRob2 chromosome X, mEscRob2.pri, whole genome shotgun sequence genome contains the following:
- the NONO gene encoding non-POU domain-containing octamer-binding protein produces the protein MQSNKTFNLEKQNHTPRKHHQHHHQQHHQQQQQQPPPPPIPANGQQASSQNEGLTIDLKNFRKPGEKTFTQRSRLFVGNLPPDITEEEMRKLFEKYGKAGEVFIHKDKGFGFIRLETRTLAEIAKVELDNMPLRGKQLRVRFACHSASLTVRNLPQYVSNELLEEAFSVFGQVERAVVIVDDRGRPSGKGIVEFSGKPAARKALDRCSEGSFLLTTFPRPVTVEPMDQLDDEEGLPEKLVIKNQQFHKEREQPPRFAQPGSFEYEYAMRWKALIEMEKQQQDQVDRNIKEAREKLEMEMEAARHEHQVMLMRQDLMRRQEELRRMEELHNQEVQKRKQLELRQEEERRRREEEMRRQQEEMMRRQQEGFKGTFPDAREQEIRMGQMAMGGAMGINNRGAMPPAPVPAGTPAPPGPATMMPDGTLGLTPPTTERFGQAATMEGIGAIGGTPPAFNRAAPGAEFAPNKRRRY, from the exons ATGCAGAGCAATAAAACTTTTAACTTGGAGAAACAAAACCACACTCCAAGGAAACATCATCAGCATCACCATCAGCAGCACcaccagcagcaacagcagcagccacCACCTCCACCAATACCTGCAAATGGGCAGCAAGCCAGCAGCCAAA ATGAAGGCTTGACTATTGACCTGAAGAATTTTAGGAAACCAGGAGAGAAGACCTTCACCCAGCGTAGCCGGCTCTTTGTGGGCAATCTTCCTCCTGACATCACTGAGGAGGAAATGAGGAAACTATTTGAGAAATATGGGAAGGCAGGCGAAGTCTTCATTCATAAGGACAAGGGCTTTGGCTTTATCCGCTTG GAAACACGAACCCTAGCAGAGATTGCCAAAGTGGAACTGGACAACATGCCGCTCCGTGGAAAGCAGCTGCGTGTGCGCTTTGCCTGCCATAGTGCATCCCTTACAGTCCGAAACCTTCCTCAGTATGTGTCCAATGAACTGCTGGAGGAAGCCTTTTCTGTGTTCGGCCAGGTGGAGAGGGCTGTAGTCATTGTGGATGATCGAGGAAGGCCCTCAGGAAAAGGCATTGTTGAATTCTCAGGGAAGCCAGCTGCTCGGAAAGCTCTGGACAGATGCAGTGAAGGCTCCTTCCTGCTAACCAC ATTTCCTCGACCTGTGACTGTGGAGCCCATGGACCAGTTAGATGATGAAGAGGGACTCCCAGAGAAGCTGGTTATAAAGAACCAGCAATTTCACAA GGAGCGAGAGCAGCCACCCAGATTTGCACAGCCTGGCTCCTTTGAGTATGAGTATGCCATGCGCTGGAAGGCACTTATTGAGAtggagaagcagcagcaggaCCAAGTGGACCGAAACATTAAGGAAGCTCGTGAGAagctggagatggagatggaggctGCTCGCCATGAGCACCAGGTCATGCTAATGAGGCAGG ATTTGATGAGGCGTCAAGAAGAACTTAGGAGGATGGAAGAGCTGCACAACCAAGAAGTGCAAAAACGAAAGCAGCTGGAGCTCAG GCAGGAAGAGGAGCGCAGGCGCCGTGAGGAAGAGATGCGGCGGCAACAAGAAGAAATGATGCGACGACAGCAGGAAGGATTCAAGGGAACATTCCCTGATGCG agaGAGCAGGAGATACGGATGGGCCAGATGGCTATGGGAG GTGCTATGGGCATAAACAACAGAGGCGCTATGCCCCCTGCTCCTGTGCCAGCTGGTACCCCAGCTCCTCCAGGACCTGCCACTATGATGCCAGATGGAACCTTGGGATTG ACCCCACCAACAACTGAACGCTTTGGCCAAGCTGCTACAATGGAAGGAATTGGGGCAATTGGTGGAACCCCTCCTGCATTCAACCGTGCAGCTCCTGGAGCTGAATTTGCTCCAAACAAACGTCGCCGATACTAA